The following proteins come from a genomic window of Pyxidicoccus sp. MSG2:
- the argE gene encoding acetylornithine deacetylase, whose amino-acid sequence MSDTLPALRATLTELVAMDTTSARPNAPLVDYAQAKLEAAGFTAERQRYTDDAGVEKVNLVAVKGGSGSGRAELALVGHTDCVPFDPAWKDALRLTEKEGKLYARGACDTKGFIACALHAALKAERVRAPLMVVLTADEEVGLVGAKKLVEAGLGRARHAIVGEPTRLTPVRANKGYCLAEVEVLGKEGHSAYPESGASAIFRAGRFLQRLEQLATTVLRDDRDEGFQPPFTTVNVGVIQGGKAKNIIPGACRFIVEWRPIPGQPTERVPLLLESIRQELVRDEPAFEAHIRVVRTDRGVNTRADAEVVRFLAEASGNASTTVSFGTEAPQMTELGAEAVVFGPGDIRVAHQTGEYVPMEDLVRCEAALSRAVAHFCGAR is encoded by the coding sequence ATGAGCGACACGCTGCCCGCGCTGCGAGCCACCCTGACGGAGCTGGTGGCCATGGACACCACGTCCGCCCGCCCCAATGCACCGCTGGTGGACTACGCGCAGGCGAAGCTGGAGGCCGCGGGCTTCACCGCCGAGCGCCAGCGCTACACCGACGACGCGGGCGTGGAGAAGGTGAACCTCGTCGCGGTGAAGGGCGGCTCCGGCTCCGGCCGCGCCGAGCTGGCGCTGGTGGGGCACACCGACTGCGTTCCGTTCGACCCGGCGTGGAAGGACGCGCTGCGGCTGACGGAGAAGGAGGGGAAGCTCTACGCGCGCGGCGCGTGTGACACCAAGGGCTTCATCGCCTGCGCGCTGCACGCCGCCCTCAAGGCCGAGCGCGTGCGGGCCCCACTGATGGTGGTGCTCACCGCCGACGAGGAGGTGGGCCTCGTGGGCGCGAAGAAGCTGGTGGAGGCGGGCCTGGGCCGCGCGCGCCACGCGATTGTCGGCGAGCCCACGCGCCTCACTCCGGTGCGTGCCAACAAGGGCTACTGCCTGGCGGAGGTGGAGGTGCTGGGCAAGGAGGGCCACAGCGCGTATCCGGAGTCGGGCGCGTCGGCCATCTTCCGCGCCGGGCGCTTCCTCCAGCGGCTGGAGCAGCTGGCCACCACGGTGCTGCGCGACGACCGCGACGAGGGCTTCCAGCCGCCCTTCACCACGGTGAATGTCGGCGTCATCCAGGGCGGCAAGGCGAAGAACATCATCCCCGGCGCGTGCCGCTTCATCGTCGAGTGGCGCCCCATCCCCGGTCAGCCGACGGAGCGGGTGCCGCTGCTCCTGGAGTCCATCCGCCAGGAGTTGGTGCGAGACGAGCCCGCCTTCGAGGCCCACATCCGCGTGGTGCGCACGGACCGGGGCGTGAATACGCGGGCGGACGCGGAGGTGGTGCGCTTCCTGGCGGAGGCCAGCGGCAATGCGTCCACCACGGTGTCCTTCGGCACGGAGGCCCCGCAGATGACGGAGCTGGGCGCCGAGGCCGTGGTGTTCGGCCCCGGCGACATCCGCGTGGCGCACCAGACGGGGGAGTACGTCCCCATGGAAGACCTGGTGCGCTGCGAGGCCGCGCTGTCGCGCGCCGTGGCTCACTTCTGCGGCGCGCGCTGA
- the mfd gene encoding transcription-repair coupling factor: MDTPFSQTLDAEAAVHGAVPPVAGDPLAQLLDALQPGRRVRTQGLKGAARGHVLARLHQATKAPLVCLAVDEEAADALAADLAFFLGGNGSLLEPRVLRLPADELLPFDELSPDTRTVTERLGALFHLGQGTRFPALVLSVRALSRRVLPLEVMTSLSERVVVGQDFDRDSLALKLARMGYQNSPLVEDVGTFSVRGGLLDVFSPLYDKPVRLEFFGDTIESIRAFDPQSQRTVDSLKEVSLVPAREVILTDETRPRAEAAARAVADRINLPTIQLRERLDALREGLPGFGLEGLLPGLFEGGLSTVFDFLRTWSKESPVFYVDDPLGVDRAVDELWSELERSFTAAQERQDLVCPPGEHFLTRDAVAERLGAFRVVEGGGLSLAQTERPPVLFNFGGTQDLREAILAHHGEEGALSPLVERLQRWRDMGVACAVACGTLSQADRLKRLLLDRNVMVKLHTEALEDASKLYEPSIWVHLFTGEVSHGFVDGAGGLAVLADEEIFGVRARRRPKRSKKLDAFASGFGDLKEGDLIVHTDFGIGRYAGLTKMEVNGVPGDFLVLEYAGRDKIYLPVGRMRLIQKFSGGDPDKVQLDKLGTTSWEKTKKRVKEQLLKMAAELLQIAAARKAHPGHAFSAPDRYFAQFEADFEFEETPDQAKAIEDVLADMQKPQPMDRLVCGDVGYGKTEVAMRAAFKAALDRKQVAVLVPTTVLAQQHYLSFKKRFKDYPVTVEVISGMKKAPEVREILKRAKEGKVDILIGTHKLLGGDVAFKELGLMIVDEEQRFGVKQKESLKKWRSQIDVLTLTATPIPRTLHMSMSGVRDMSIIATPPEDRRAIRTFVMKHDDAVIKEAIEREVGRGGQVFFVHNRVESLPSIEQQLKTLVPQLSIGVAHGQMGEGQLEQVMLAFTERKHHVLLCTSIIESGIDISSANTMIVNRADQFGLAQLYQLRGRVGRSKERAYAYLLVPSRRAVTKDAQRRLEVLQNFTELGAGFSIASHDLEIRGAGNLLGDKQSGAIAEIGFDMYAQLLEEAVAEMQGQPPRTQVEPDVTLPMPALIPDDYVSDVHQRLLFYKRFSQASHPDEVTDLRAELVDRYGEAPDEVDSLSELTLLKIDMRDLRLRALEVGTGRLVVTLGADALLDGAKVAGLVQRSKGVYRLTPDMKLIVRMPQGASGHDLIAEAKKVLRDLSHCALPQA; this comes from the coding sequence ATGGACACTCCTTTCTCTCAGACGCTGGATGCCGAGGCGGCGGTGCACGGCGCCGTGCCTCCGGTGGCAGGTGATCCGCTCGCCCAACTCCTGGATGCACTCCAACCCGGCCGCCGCGTGCGGACGCAGGGCTTGAAGGGCGCGGCGCGCGGCCATGTGCTCGCCCGCCTCCACCAGGCGACGAAGGCGCCGCTCGTCTGCCTGGCTGTGGACGAGGAGGCAGCCGACGCCCTGGCCGCCGACCTGGCCTTCTTCCTGGGAGGCAACGGCAGCCTGCTGGAGCCGCGCGTGCTGCGGCTGCCCGCGGACGAATTGCTGCCCTTCGACGAATTGTCCCCCGACACGCGCACCGTCACCGAGCGGCTGGGCGCGCTGTTCCACCTGGGCCAGGGCACGCGCTTCCCGGCGCTGGTGCTGTCGGTGCGCGCGCTGTCGCGCCGCGTGCTGCCGCTGGAGGTGATGACGTCGCTGTCGGAGCGCGTGGTGGTGGGGCAGGACTTCGACCGCGACTCGCTGGCGCTGAAGCTGGCACGCATGGGCTACCAGAACAGCCCGCTGGTGGAGGACGTGGGGACGTTCTCCGTGCGCGGCGGCCTGCTGGACGTCTTCAGCCCGCTCTACGACAAGCCGGTGCGCCTGGAGTTCTTCGGGGACACCATCGAATCCATCCGCGCCTTCGACCCGCAGTCGCAGCGCACGGTGGACTCGCTCAAGGAAGTGTCGCTGGTGCCGGCGCGCGAGGTCATCCTCACGGACGAGACGCGCCCGCGCGCCGAGGCCGCCGCCCGCGCGGTGGCGGACCGCATCAACCTGCCCACCATCCAATTGCGCGAGCGGCTGGACGCGCTGCGCGAGGGGCTGCCCGGCTTCGGCCTGGAGGGGCTGTTGCCCGGCCTCTTCGAGGGTGGGCTGTCCACGGTGTTCGACTTCCTGCGCACGTGGAGCAAGGAGTCCCCCGTCTTCTACGTGGACGACCCGCTGGGCGTGGACCGCGCGGTGGACGAGTTGTGGTCGGAGCTGGAGCGCTCCTTCACCGCGGCCCAGGAGCGGCAGGACCTGGTGTGCCCGCCCGGCGAGCACTTCCTCACGCGCGACGCGGTGGCGGAGCGGCTGGGCGCCTTCCGCGTGGTGGAGGGCGGCGGCCTGTCACTGGCGCAGACGGAGCGGCCTCCGGTCCTCTTCAACTTCGGAGGCACCCAGGATTTGCGCGAGGCCATCCTCGCGCACCACGGCGAGGAGGGCGCGCTCAGCCCGCTGGTGGAGCGGCTGCAGCGCTGGCGCGACATGGGCGTGGCGTGCGCGGTGGCGTGCGGCACGCTGAGCCAGGCGGACCGGCTCAAGCGGCTGCTCTTGGACCGCAACGTCATGGTGAAGCTGCACACGGAAGCCCTGGAGGACGCGTCGAAGCTGTACGAGCCGTCCATCTGGGTGCACCTGTTCACCGGCGAGGTGAGCCACGGCTTCGTGGACGGCGCGGGCGGGCTGGCCGTGCTGGCGGACGAGGAAATCTTCGGCGTCCGCGCGCGACGGCGCCCCAAGCGCAGCAAGAAGCTGGACGCGTTCGCCTCGGGCTTCGGGGACCTGAAGGAAGGGGACCTCATCGTCCACACCGACTTCGGCATCGGCCGCTACGCGGGCCTGACGAAGATGGAGGTGAACGGCGTGCCCGGGGACTTCCTCGTCCTGGAGTACGCGGGGCGGGACAAAATCTACCTGCCGGTGGGCCGCATGCGGCTCATCCAGAAGTTCTCCGGCGGTGACCCGGACAAGGTGCAGCTGGACAAGCTGGGCACCACGAGCTGGGAGAAGACGAAGAAGCGCGTCAAGGAACAGCTCCTCAAGATGGCGGCGGAGCTGTTGCAGATTGCCGCCGCGCGCAAGGCGCACCCGGGCCATGCGTTCAGCGCGCCGGACCGGTACTTCGCCCAGTTCGAGGCGGACTTCGAATTCGAGGAGACGCCGGACCAGGCCAAGGCGATTGAAGACGTGCTGGCGGACATGCAGAAGCCGCAGCCCATGGACCGGCTCGTCTGCGGCGACGTGGGCTATGGCAAGACGGAGGTGGCCATGCGCGCCGCCTTCAAGGCCGCGCTGGACCGCAAGCAGGTGGCGGTGCTGGTGCCCACCACGGTGCTGGCGCAGCAGCACTACCTGTCCTTCAAGAAGCGCTTCAAGGACTACCCCGTCACGGTGGAGGTCATCTCCGGCATGAAGAAGGCGCCGGAGGTGCGGGAAATCCTCAAGCGGGCCAAGGAGGGCAAGGTCGACATCCTCATCGGCACGCACAAGCTGCTCGGCGGCGACGTGGCCTTCAAGGAACTGGGCCTGATGATTGTCGACGAGGAGCAGCGCTTCGGCGTGAAGCAGAAGGAGTCGCTCAAGAAGTGGCGCTCCCAGATTGACGTGCTGACGCTCACGGCGACGCCCATCCCCCGCACGCTGCACATGAGCATGTCGGGCGTGCGCGACATGAGCATCATCGCCACCCCGCCGGAGGACCGCCGCGCCATCCGCACCTTCGTGATGAAGCACGACGACGCGGTCATCAAGGAGGCGATCGAGCGCGAGGTAGGGCGCGGCGGTCAGGTGTTCTTCGTCCACAACCGCGTGGAGTCGCTCCCGTCGATTGAACAGCAACTGAAGACGCTGGTGCCCCAGCTCAGCATCGGCGTGGCGCACGGGCAGATGGGCGAGGGCCAGCTGGAGCAGGTCATGCTGGCCTTCACCGAGCGCAAGCACCACGTGCTCCTGTGCACCTCCATCATCGAGAGCGGCATCGACATCTCGAGCGCCAACACGATGATTGTGAACCGGGCGGACCAGTTCGGCCTCGCGCAGCTCTACCAGCTCCGCGGACGCGTGGGCCGCAGCAAGGAGCGCGCGTACGCGTACCTGCTGGTGCCGTCACGGCGCGCGGTGACGAAGGACGCGCAGCGGCGCCTGGAGGTGCTCCAGAACTTCACCGAGCTGGGCGCGGGCTTCTCCATCGCCAGCCACGATTTGGAGATTCGCGGCGCGGGCAACCTGCTGGGCGACAAGCAGTCGGGCGCCATCGCCGAGATTGGCTTCGACATGTACGCGCAGCTCCTGGAGGAGGCCGTTGCGGAGATGCAGGGCCAGCCGCCGCGCACCCAGGTGGAGCCGGACGTGACGCTGCCCATGCCGGCGCTCATCCCGGACGACTACGTGAGCGACGTGCACCAGCGGCTGCTCTTCTACAAGCGCTTCAGCCAGGCCAGTCACCCGGACGAGGTGACCGACTTGCGCGCCGAATTGGTGGACCGCTACGGCGAGGCGCCAGACGAGGTGGACTCGCTGTCCGAGCTGACGCTGCTGAAAATCGACATGCGGGATTTGCGGCTGCGCGCGCTCGAGGTGGGCACCGGGCGGCTGGTGGTGACGCTGGGCGCGGACGCGCTGCTGGACGGCGCGAAGGTGGCCGGGCTGGTGCAGCGCTCGAAGGGCGTCTACCGGCTCACCCCGGACATGAAGCTCATCGTCCGCATGCCCCAGGGCGCCAGCGGGCATGACCTCATCGCCGAGGCCAAGAAGGTGCTGAGGGACTTGAGCCACTGCGCCCTGCCGCAGGCGTAG
- a CDS encoding PilW family protein, whose translation MTQKRQSAPRGFTLIEVLIATTISLIVLSMAVVVGVQLQHRGFMEERTVETQNAARAARDLIASSVQRAGAGAGSLPLAVGTNGAGAADLRYAVWPVTNANFTDGGFSLPTGRYANLASDVLEVWETDPGVLIPLKTCDGTSSPWQGTKLCTSVAPPNSMLGRMAAVVAPEPSSRTSVCVGVVGALDQAINPPGDRDYGLDWTPGMPGNALPGGHPCASYPASTNGTVWGAADIYLMPLTARSFRVNWTGDQPALEMDPDGFAGPQGYTVVSRDIEQIKVRMGVVNPEVAGGAVLYFPDPVAARPALDTCTHATCAPLITWDAGSPVAGNEGPGSARDELMKRVRLVEVEITARSQRMDTSGQTSDGGVDADGNLMDGFKRRHTVIRLAPRNFGYSGF comes from the coding sequence ATGACCCAGAAACGCCAGTCCGCCCCGCGCGGCTTCACCCTCATCGAAGTGCTCATCGCCACGACCATCTCGCTGATTGTCCTCAGCATGGCCGTGGTGGTGGGCGTGCAGCTCCAGCACCGTGGCTTCATGGAAGAGCGGACGGTGGAGACGCAGAACGCGGCGCGAGCCGCGCGCGACCTGATTGCATCCAGCGTCCAGCGCGCGGGCGCGGGCGCGGGCAGCCTGCCGCTCGCGGTGGGCACCAACGGCGCGGGCGCGGCGGACCTGCGCTATGCCGTATGGCCCGTCACCAACGCGAACTTCACCGACGGAGGCTTCTCGCTGCCGACGGGCCGGTACGCAAACCTCGCCTCGGACGTGCTGGAGGTCTGGGAGACGGACCCCGGGGTGCTGATTCCCCTGAAGACGTGCGATGGCACCTCTTCGCCCTGGCAGGGAACCAAGCTGTGCACCTCGGTGGCGCCCCCCAATTCAATGCTGGGACGGATGGCGGCGGTGGTGGCTCCGGAGCCTTCGTCGCGCACCTCGGTCTGCGTGGGCGTCGTCGGCGCGCTGGACCAGGCCATCAATCCGCCGGGTGACCGCGACTACGGCCTCGATTGGACGCCGGGCATGCCGGGCAACGCCCTTCCCGGCGGCCACCCCTGCGCCAGCTATCCCGCGAGCACCAACGGCACCGTCTGGGGGGCCGCGGACATCTACCTCATGCCGCTGACGGCCCGCTCCTTCCGCGTGAACTGGACGGGCGACCAGCCGGCGCTGGAGATGGACCCGGACGGTTTCGCCGGCCCTCAGGGCTACACCGTCGTGTCGCGAGACATCGAGCAAATCAAGGTTCGCATGGGCGTGGTGAACCCCGAGGTGGCGGGCGGTGCCGTGCTCTACTTCCCCGACCCCGTCGCCGCCCGCCCGGCGCTGGACACGTGCACGCACGCGACCTGCGCGCCCCTCATCACCTGGGACGCCGGCTCTCCCGTGGCCGGCAACGAGGGGCCGGGCAGCGCGCGCGACGAGCTGATGAAGCGCGTCCGGCTGGTGGAGGTGGAAATCACCGCGCGCTCCCAGCGGATGGACACGTCCGGCCAGACGTCGGACGGTGGCGTGGACGCGGACGGCAACCTGATGGACGGCTTCAAGCGGCGGCACACCGTCATCCGCCTGGCGCCGCGCAACTTCGGCTATTCGGGGTTCTGA
- a CDS encoding flavodoxin family protein → MSTTSRNVLFLLSSSREGGNAEQLARQAARSLPSGTVVDWLRLEEHLRQPFRDLRHAPGGYPKPGPELLALAERTLAADELVIVSPVYWYNLSSTAQHYLEHWSWWLRVPELRFRERMRGKVLSFVTAHSSEEDDAVAQPPIQSLSLSADYLGLRWRGALIGHGSAPGQVLTDSRALEAAREFLVRPITVEPRAA, encoded by the coding sequence ATGAGCACGACCTCCCGCAACGTCCTCTTCCTTCTCTCCAGCTCCCGCGAGGGCGGCAACGCCGAGCAGCTCGCGCGCCAGGCTGCGCGGTCGCTTCCGTCCGGCACGGTGGTGGACTGGCTGCGCCTGGAGGAGCACCTGCGCCAGCCCTTCCGCGACCTGCGCCACGCGCCGGGCGGCTATCCGAAGCCGGGGCCGGAGCTGCTCGCGCTGGCGGAGCGCACGCTGGCGGCGGACGAGCTGGTCATCGTGTCGCCGGTGTACTGGTACAACCTGTCCTCCACGGCGCAGCACTACCTGGAGCATTGGTCCTGGTGGCTGCGCGTGCCGGAGCTGCGCTTCCGCGAGCGGATGCGCGGCAAGGTGCTGTCCTTCGTCACCGCGCACTCCTCCGAGGAGGACGACGCCGTCGCGCAGCCGCCCATCCAGAGCCTGAGCCTGTCCGCGGACTACCTGGGCCTGCGCTGGCGTGGGGCCCTCATCGGCCATGGCTCCGCGCCGGGGCAGGTGCTCACCGACAGCCGCGCGCTCGAAGCGGCCCGTGAGTTCCTGGTGCGTCCCATCACGGTGGAGCCGCGCGCCGCCTGA
- a CDS encoding PAS domain-containing sensor histidine kinase, with protein MQSVRGSNKRPPGVAEISPSEAVVVLRSVRSAVGGILDFEYVSANGFAERWLGREERPLVRQRLLEEAPWVGECGLFAVCVRVAVRREPEVTRLSRQSPVGTVWLQARVSPWEDGTVVFLEDLTERMAAEEALRRDHDLLHAVIESATDAIYVKDLNGRYVLLNPATASAFNREPHEILGRSDAELLGPDAAVATLEHDRAVAESGQTATYEDSEGGPGTDCIWQTTKGVLRRGDGTIYALFGISRDVTARHRVEQERQEEARFQERFIGVLGHDLGNPLAAVRLSAAALLARDTLTPDVRRVVERIDGSAGRMARLVRQLLDFTRARMAGGIPLRPREVSLEEVCRRIISELEPAHPQRGVCLEVQGDSSGIWDEERLGQVLSNLVGNALQHSPEGTQVRVRLAAADAHFQRLEVHNGGPPIPDSLRPRLFAPFHRATPEPGQPKPQHHGLGLGLYIVSQIVTAHGGWVDVASSVDAGTCFAVTLPRVARPPGPR; from the coding sequence ATGCAATCCGTTCGTGGGAGCAACAAGCGCCCGCCAGGCGTGGCGGAGATTTCTCCGTCCGAGGCCGTCGTCGTGCTGCGCAGCGTCCGCTCCGCGGTGGGGGGCATCCTCGACTTCGAGTATGTCTCCGCCAATGGCTTCGCGGAGCGCTGGCTGGGCCGCGAGGAACGCCCGCTGGTGCGCCAGCGCCTCCTGGAGGAGGCCCCGTGGGTGGGCGAGTGCGGCCTGTTCGCCGTGTGCGTCCGCGTGGCGGTGCGCCGCGAGCCCGAGGTGACGCGGCTGTCGCGCCAGTCCCCCGTGGGCACCGTGTGGCTGCAGGCGCGCGTGTCCCCCTGGGAGGACGGCACCGTCGTCTTCCTGGAGGACCTCACCGAGCGCATGGCCGCGGAAGAAGCGCTGCGCAGGGACCATGACCTGCTGCACGCCGTCATCGAGAGCGCCACCGACGCCATCTACGTGAAGGACTTGAACGGGCGCTACGTGCTCCTCAACCCCGCCACCGCGAGTGCCTTCAACCGCGAGCCGCATGAAATCCTCGGGCGCTCGGACGCGGAATTGCTGGGACCGGACGCCGCCGTGGCCACGCTGGAGCATGACCGCGCGGTGGCGGAGTCCGGGCAGACGGCCACCTACGAGGACTCCGAGGGCGGCCCCGGCACGGACTGCATCTGGCAGACGACGAAGGGCGTGCTGCGCCGCGGGGACGGCACCATCTACGCCCTCTTCGGCATCAGCCGGGACGTCACCGCCCGTCACCGCGTGGAGCAGGAGCGCCAGGAGGAGGCGCGCTTCCAGGAGCGCTTCATCGGCGTGCTGGGGCATGACCTGGGCAACCCGCTGGCCGCGGTGCGCCTGTCCGCGGCGGCCCTGCTCGCCAGGGACACGCTGACGCCGGACGTGCGCCGCGTGGTGGAGCGCATCGACGGGAGCGCCGGGCGCATGGCCCGGCTGGTGCGGCAACTGCTGGACTTCACCCGCGCGCGCATGGCGGGCGGCATCCCCCTGCGCCCGCGCGAGGTGTCCCTGGAAGAGGTGTGCCGCCGCATCATCTCCGAGCTGGAGCCCGCCCACCCGCAGCGCGGCGTCTGCCTGGAGGTGCAGGGCGACTCGAGCGGCATCTGGGACGAGGAGCGGCTGGGGCAGGTGCTGTCCAACCTCGTCGGCAATGCGCTCCAGCACAGCCCGGAGGGGACTCAGGTGCGGGTGCGGCTGGCCGCCGCGGACGCGCACTTCCAACGGCTGGAGGTGCACAACGGGGGACCGCCGATTCCGGACTCGCTGCGCCCGCGCCTCTTCGCGCCCTTCCACCGCGCGACGCCCGAGCCGGGCCAGCCGAAGCCCCAGCACCACGGGCTGGGCCTGGGGCTCTACATCGTGTCGCAAATCGTCACCGCCCACGGAGGCTGGGTGGACGTGGCGTCGTCGGTGGACGCCGGCACCTGCTTCGCGGTAACGCTGCCCCGCGTCGCCCGGCCTCCAGGCCCGCGTTAG
- a CDS encoding pilus assembly FimT family protein: MRTRRTQSGMTLIEIMVVVAILGLFATLAVAGIQGMMDRQRVSSAQRELLMVAQEARQKARSTLQPVRLSVTTTVEPGGSVTRLRWEALACSNAWGSVCPMTNCESNACGASGCTCTETGTPVVVPRGLDVTPLDGLCWLGTQEPGGATPPAVVRTGGRACLPGSPRPTDGQLVLKRNRGSLQSPQWHNDTVMVVDGLTGAVRSVDCGKTPLAPGCT; this comes from the coding sequence ATGCGAACGCGTCGGACTCAGTCGGGCATGACGCTGATTGAAATCATGGTGGTGGTGGCCATCCTCGGCCTGTTCGCCACCCTCGCGGTGGCGGGCATCCAGGGGATGATGGACCGGCAGCGCGTCAGCAGCGCGCAGCGGGAGCTGCTCATGGTGGCGCAGGAGGCCCGTCAGAAGGCGCGCTCCACGCTCCAGCCGGTGCGGCTGTCCGTGACGACCACCGTCGAGCCCGGCGGCAGCGTGACGCGCCTGCGCTGGGAGGCGCTGGCCTGCTCGAATGCGTGGGGCTCGGTCTGCCCCATGACGAACTGCGAGAGCAACGCCTGCGGAGCGAGCGGGTGCACCTGCACGGAGACGGGGACGCCCGTGGTCGTCCCCCGGGGCCTGGACGTCACCCCCCTGGACGGCCTGTGCTGGCTGGGCACCCAGGAGCCCGGCGGCGCCACGCCGCCCGCCGTCGTCCGCACCGGTGGGCGGGCCTGCCTGCCCGGCAGCCCCCGCCCCACCGACGGACAGCTGGTGCTGAAGCGCAACCGGGGGTCCCTCCAGTCTCCCCAGTGGCACAACGATACGGTGATGGTGGTCGACGGGCTCACGGGCGCCGTCCGCTCGGTGGACTGCGGCAAGACGCCCTTGGCCCCCGGCTGCACCTGA
- a CDS encoding type IV pilus modification PilV family protein, whose amino-acid sequence MPHASPRSRRHARGLTLLETMATTAVLMVGILGVLTVLVAASRQNRRNNNQTQATLIAEQELERIVALRCMGNDAAPCSNIQALDDSVRSVWWSANGEMSEVAPAPGTTPQLQYTVAVDVDPPVEGGEEGSPSLTRIVAGQTLPAGMVVNVRVTVSWREPSVARRAVALQTRMAR is encoded by the coding sequence ATGCCGCACGCTTCTCCCCGCTCCCGCCGGCACGCGCGCGGCCTCACCCTGCTGGAGACCATGGCGACCACCGCGGTGCTCATGGTGGGCATCCTCGGGGTCCTCACGGTGCTGGTGGCGGCCTCCCGGCAGAACCGCCGGAACAACAACCAGACGCAGGCCACGCTCATCGCCGAGCAGGAGCTGGAGCGCATCGTCGCGCTGCGCTGCATGGGCAACGACGCGGCGCCCTGCTCCAACATCCAGGCCCTGGATGACAGCGTGCGCAGCGTGTGGTGGTCCGCCAACGGCGAGATGTCCGAGGTGGCACCCGCGCCCGGCACGACGCCGCAGCTGCAGTACACCGTCGCGGTGGACGTGGATCCGCCCGTCGAGGGCGGTGAGGAGGGCTCGCCGAGCCTCACCCGGATTGTCGCCGGCCAGACCCTGCCGGCGGGCATGGTTGTCAACGTGCGCGTCACGGTGAGCTGGCGGGAACCCTCGGTCGCACGTCGCGCCGTGGCCTTGCAGACCCGGATGGCCCGATGA
- a CDS encoding c-type cytochrome, whose translation MMKRLALVMALSLATTAHAEDVGDVWKAKCKSCHGEDGKAKTKMGQKESIDDFSSPAWQKAESDAEIREVISDGSSKNKKMKAFKDKLTPEQIDALVGYIRTMKAK comes from the coding sequence ATGATGAAGCGGCTCGCCCTGGTGATGGCCCTCAGCCTGGCCACGACTGCCCACGCGGAGGACGTCGGCGACGTGTGGAAGGCGAAGTGCAAGTCCTGCCACGGCGAGGACGGCAAGGCGAAGACGAAGATGGGCCAGAAGGAGTCCATCGACGACTTCTCCTCGCCTGCCTGGCAGAAGGCCGAGTCGGACGCCGAAATCCGCGAGGTCATCTCCGACGGCTCGTCCAAGAACAAGAAGATGAAGGCCTTCAAGGACAAGCTCACCCCCGAGCAGATTGACGCCCTGGTGGGATACATCCGCACAATGAAGGCGAAGTAG